Part of the Vigna radiata var. radiata cultivar VC1973A chromosome 11, Vradiata_ver6, whole genome shotgun sequence genome is shown below.
gtgttttgtttttccgCTTGCTTTTTTGGATGGCTGCAAAACCAGTTGCCTACTCAGTACTACACAGCTCTGGTAACTACTGCACTCTCTtcgtattatttatatttttatcaatttctttttggtGCGTTTGGGTGTTTTAGATCTTAAAGCAATGTAGCTCTGAAACCTTTAAATTATCTTTAGCTTGGGAATTgcttgttttaaaattttccaGTTTCTCAAGAGTGCATTTCCAATAGTTACTCTTCTGGTAGCAAGAGTCAaggtatttatttattgtacaaAGAAaccctttaaaatattatttaatatttgctTTTAAATCTGCCGTTggaaatattgaattaaatgtattaaaactGTTGTccacaattaaattatttaaggcATTTATTAACAAGAtccttcataaaattaaattgattttgtatttcAAAAGCAAGATTGCAATAActtcatataaaaattttaatctaatgCAAGAAAATTATTTCTCAATTTTACTCAAACGTATTTCACAAACTAAgcttaatttgaattttctacaatcaagcatatttaattttcgaaGATAACATTTTTAACTGTAACACTGGGAAACATACTATCATGAACTTTGAAAACTTTTATGTCCattaacataaacaaatatttgcAAAATTAGGGTACGCCCACTTGTTACACTGTACAATAAGGCTATGACATGTCACCAGGCTGAAGGCCACCCGTTGGACACGTGTTATTGTGTTCTTTCCAGACACAAATCAACCGGAACGTTCTTTTGAAATCATATCTTCCCCTTTTCCGTCTTTTATGTGTcctaaaaaaattgtatattaatattttctttatattttttaagttgtaatttttatttataaaaaaaaaactgtcttAAATTGTAGAGTGAGTACATAGAAAATTAGACTTAAGTTCTTAACATCGCTTGTTTATGTGATGTGCAGCTTTACACAATCACTACGATCGTGCTAGTACTTCAAAGCCTCTATTATGACTATATCTATAAATGGAACAAGCGTCGTCGAAATATCAACATCGACGAGGTAcagtaataatttcaaatttctcaTGTCTGGTTCTGCTCATCAAAATTGATATCTAACTTAAAAGAGAAAACgtatatttcattaatttattctttattattgatattactAATAGGCCCcggaagaagagaaaaaaccTTTGAGACCCAAACCAGGGGCACAGTCTGGGATTGCAATACCAAATGACGAACCCAAAGCAACGCCCCGACGGGAATACTACTATAGGTAAACATTGTCTTTCAATTCCCAGTTCATATGAGTACATTTTGTCAAATAATGGTTTGATTAAGAAATTATTCaactaattatttgtttttgagTTAATTAAACAGGTCAGCGAGATCTCTGGCTGGTAATGATACTCCACCATTTGGTACCTACTTGAGAGCTGCTAAAAGTGTCCCTTCAGCCATGGAAATGAACAATGATTCATCCTCTGATGATGAGCCACCTCCACTTTCTTCCACCAAGCCTGTAACATTGCCTAGACCCATCCCTCGATCTGTCCCTGTGAGTTTTTATCCCTGAAATTAAGGTTAACAGAATTTGTATCAATGTTTCAAAAGgttcttgttttcttaatttttttcccaaGTGATGTACTTTTTTAAGTATAACATGATCATCAAAGTTTTGCTAGAGGCACAGTAATATGGCTTGAACTCCTTATACCTATTCACTTCCTGTGTTTCAGGCAAGCTATGGAACATTTCTAGCAGCATCTATGAACTTGCCCCGGCAGGGTAATGCTTTGAAGGAGGGATACATGAGATTAAACGGAAGAAAGCTACTCTTGCAGGTATATAGATTGGCAATGttactgtttgattaatttattcaCACACTGGCATTACCTTGCTGCCACTTAACTTCTAGAACTCATCACAGGAGCAAAACATGCACAGTGCCTTGGGTCAATGGTTAGGATGGTTTATGGCTGTGATCTATATGGGTGGCAGGCTCCCTCAAATATGGTTGAATGTATGGCTCggaactttttcttttatttctgaatacttttcattttttctgcagtcgtgttctttttttttttcttgttaattaCTGATAAAGTTGTTGACTACGTAACCATGGCCAGATTAAACGAGGGAGTGTGGAGGTACTGTATGATCTTaatctcctttttctttttcaaattataatactCACATTGTATTTCCCCTGATTTATAGATGATTTCTCTCTTTATCACTTTAGGGCTTAAATCCTCTGATGTTTCTCTTTGCATTGATCGCCAATGCCACTTACGTTGGAAGGTTACTATTTCCCTCCCTTGCATATGTTTTTCAGCTTtctatttgagaaaaaaaaatgaaattaagcaATATTCTAACTCCTCTGTTGTTCTGTCATGTGTGCAGTATTCTTGTAAGAACTACCGAATGGGAAAGCATCAGAGCTAATATGCCATGGCTGTTGGATGCCATAGGTTGCGTGGCATTGGATCTATTCGTATCCTTTATACGCAGTTTTTTCatgcaaatattttttgttaataataaattgtttcttttttatttttccagaaCATACTCATCAAACATATTCTCACAGGACTACAAAGTTGTTAAACCTTAACAATGACAGATAACTTTTCAGTACGCCAACTATAGATACATTCGAAAGAAAGCAAGAAGTGGTGATGCTGATTACGGAAACTACGAGGAAGCTAGCAAAAGTTTTGTGTCTTGATATGCCGGACTGTAACAAAACATGTTAATCTTCCCAAAACTGAAACCATCGTATAACACTTAAATTCCACCATAACATTTAGCTTTTAGTAAAGGCGTGATTAGAATATTGAAGTGGTCTCATTAGGAAACGTTTCTATTTTCACCTTAAAATGTGCTATGAGAAACTGTCAAAGTTATCAATATGTCTATGAATTATGAATAGTTCCCGATTCTTACACCAGCTACCAAATTTATGAACTATTAACCACCCACTATACTATATTATTCCACCTTTTGTTCACCAAATCACTGTCAACAGCTAACAAATTAAGATGGAATTGATTACTCATAACCTATCTTAAGTTTGTGAATTATGAACCGTTCAGTCACATCATAATTCATTCTTCAAACTGTTTGAATGGTAATCTCTAGTTGAAAACCTTTCTTTCATGTCGCTGTAACACAGGATAGCTCGACTGGCCAAGTGTAAagactaaaaaaataagttgcaaattatacatattaaaaagaaattgatttgaaaatttaactaccaaaacaaagtaattaaatctaatttcatcgacaaatgatgtttccaaacAGTTCCATTGTCTTTTTATCTGTTTCCTACTGCACATATCCAAGGAAACAAATAAACTTTTCTTTGGActatgaatggagttgttacCATAAACCTTGATTAAGATCAAAATAGATGTTTGGGTGTTGAAGCCCAATTCTGAATTTCTGTTGAAGCCCACTTATGATTTTGTCCGACACCATGTGCTTATGGGCCTAAAGATGGAGCCCTGAAACAAGGTTGAAGGATGGCAAATAAACTTTCAACTAACTCCAAAATGAAGTTAAAGTTTATTTTGGCTGAAAGTAGAAAAAATGTTAGAAGAGTGTGTGTGAGTAAAGTTCTTGATTATCTCATATTAACAATTGATTTCTTGCaatgtttttattatagatGAAAAATAAGT
Proteins encoded:
- the LOC106777345 gene encoding uncharacterized protein LOC106777345 isoform X2 — its product is MPPSYCVKESKPCVGWVQRYLDDCLCDLKDEISFSLGFISLICWGVAEIPQIITNFRAKSSHGVSLAFLLTWVAGDIFNLVGCVLEPATLPTQYYTALLYTITTIVLVLQSLYYDYIYKWNKRRRNINIDEAPEEEKKPLRPKPGAQSGIAIPNDEPKATPRREYYYRSARSLAGNDTPPFGTYLRAAKSVPSAMEMNNDSSSDDEPPPLSSTKPVTLPRPIPRSVPASYGTFLAASMNLPRQGNALKEGYMRLNGRKLLLQEQNMHSALGQWLGWFMAVIYMGGRLPQIWLNIKRGSVEGLNPLMFLFALIANATYVGSILVRTTEWESIRANMPWLLDAIGCVALDLFITFQYANYRYIRKKARSGDADYGNYEEASKSFVS
- the LOC106777345 gene encoding seven transmembrane protein 1 isoform X1 codes for the protein MPPSYCVKESKPCVGWVQRYLDDCLCDLKDEISFSLGFISLICWGVAEIPQIITNFRAKSSHGVSLAFLLTWVAGDIFNLVGCVLEPATLPTQYYTALLYTITTIVLVLQSLYYDYIYKWNKRRRNINIDEAPEEEKKPLRPKPGAQSGIAIPNDEPKATPRREYYYRSARSLAGNDTPPFGTYLRAAKSVPSAMEMNNDSSSDDEPPPLSSTKPVTLPRPIPRSVPASYGTFLAASMNLPRQGNALKEGYMRLNGRKLLLQNSSQEQNMHSALGQWLGWFMAVIYMGGRLPQIWLNIKRGSVEGLNPLMFLFALIANATYVGSILVRTTEWESIRANMPWLLDAIGCVALDLFITFQYANYRYIRKKARSGDADYGNYEEASKSFVS